Proteins encoded together in one Camelina sativa cultivar DH55 chromosome 9, Cs, whole genome shotgun sequence window:
- the LOC104711235 gene encoding transcription factor PRE4, giving the protein MSNRKSRSRSQTGAPMITEEQINDLVLQLHRLLPELGNNRRSGKVSASRVLQETCSYIRNLSKEVDDLSERLSQLLESTDSAQAALIRSLLMQ; this is encoded by the exons ATGTCTAACCGAAAATCACGGTCAAGATCACAAACCGGAGCTCCCATGATCACTGAAGAACAAATCAACGATCTTGTCCTTCAGCTTCATCGTCTTCTCCCCGAACTTGGTAACAACAGACGCTCTGGAAAG GTTTCAGCATCGAGGGTATTACAAGAGACATGCAGTTACATAAGGAACTTGAGCAAAGAAGTGGATGATCTTAGTGAAAGATTGTCTCAACTTTTGGAATCAACTGATTCAGCTCAAGCTGCACTCATCCGAAGTTTGCTTATGCAGTAG
- the LOC104711236 gene encoding probable inactive poly [ADP-ribose] polymerase SRO4 yields the protein MDYTRISQETPVNRLNHYEEEEGSTASSESRSNEELSDCDQQQSSSIAKELGLMELLKDDKAYELIYRHCQTKLMTYNLADDHFQIISILKNGFQTPLGQAKLKAFQIYIESVAKKSGSCCCERGVNKAAAAEAARVTYGCCSVEKEELKTILMYGFSHFRNNNGLYLSPDNAPLQCMIGPPSSSCDEDGMRFLLFSRIIMGKSEVVGSTAQSYPSSPEFDSGVDSLTSPKKYFIWSTHMNTHVLPEFVVCIKTPSMLKRKNPKSPWILFPVLIKSISKFLNSSQIRLIHKHYKEHQERRISRSELIQRLRIITGDRLLIQIIKSVGQKAPERSKTD from the exons ATGGATTATACAAGAATCAGCCAAGAAACTCCGGTGAACCGTCTAAACCattacgaagaagaagaaggatcaacCGCATCATCTGAAAGCAGAAGCAATGAAGAGTTATCCGATTGTGATCAACAACAGTCTTCTTCGATAGCTAAGGAGCTCGGGCTAATGGAGTTGCTTAAAGACGATAAAGCCTACGAGCTTATCTATCGTCATTGTCAAACTAAGCTCATGACTTATAACTTAGCCGATGATCACTTTCAGATTATATCGATTCTCAAGAACGGTTTTCAAACTCCATTGGGACAAGCTAAGCTTAAAGCCTTTCAGATATATATAGAGTCAGTGGCAAAGAAAAGTGGCAGCTGCTGCTGCGAGCGCGGTGTGAACAAAGCTGCAGCGGCTGAAGCGGCGAGAGTGACTTACGGTTGTTGCAGCGTGGAGAAGGAAGAGTTGAAAACGATTCTAATGTATGGGTTTAGCCACTTTAGGAACAACAATGGCTTATATCTTTCACCAGACAACGCTCCTCTTCAgtg TATGATAGGTCCTCCTTCATCATCTTGTGACGAAGATGGGATGAGATTCTTGTTGTTTTCAAGAATTATAATGGGAAAATCAGAGGTTGTTGGCTCGACCGCACAATCGTATCCGAGTTCTCCAGAGTTCGATTCAGGTGTAGACAGTTTAACATCTCCGAAGAAGTATTTTATTTGGAGCACACACATGAACACACATGTTTTGCCTGAGTTTGTTGTATGCATCAAAACTCCATCTATGTTGAAAAGAA aGAACCCGAAGTCGCCTTGGATTTTGTTTCCGGTCTTGATCAAATCAATATCTAAGTTTCTGAATTCGTCGCAAATCCGTCTCATTCATAAACACTATAAAGAACATCAA GAAAGGAGAATCTCGCGGTCTGAGTTGATTCAGCGACTGAGAATTATAACCGGAGATAGACTATTAATTCAAATCATCAAATCTGTTGGACAAAAG GCACCGGAAAGATCAAAGACCGATTAA
- the LOC104780577 gene encoding ABC transporter A family member 2, whose amino-acid sequence MSSSSSSSLQRGLPLLWQQYTALFSKNLLLSWRSKRATFLQLFASFFFILLIFCIQEAMEKSFASSTALKTVTDPTALISPPIPPCEDKFFVNLPCYDFVWSGNRSPRATQIVNAIMKNNPGRPIPTEKVRSFRDPDEVDAWLLANPLLVPGALHFLERNATVISYGIQTNSTPEMNRGRFEDPTFKFQIPLQIAAEREIARSLIGDPNYNWVVGFKEFPHPTIDAIVALDSIGPTFFLAVSMFGFVLQISSLITEKELKLRQAMTMMGVFDTAYWLSWLTWEGILTTISALLTVLFGMMFQFDFFLKNSFAVVFLLFMLFQLNMLGLAFMLSAFISKSSSATTVGFFVFLVGFVTQLATSSGFPYAKKYSRMIRALWSLFPPNTFSQGLKLLADATSTPQDPGISWSNRAECGPNDNTDCVITINDIYLWLIGSFFLWFVLALYFDNITTNASGVRKSIFYFLKPGYWTGKGGNRVEEGGICSCTGSVPPVDHITPDDEDVLEEETLVKQHSKDGLVDPNIAVQIRGLAKTYPGTTKFGCCKCKKTSPFHALKGLWMNIAKDQLFCLLGPNGAGKTTTINCLTGLFPVTGGDALIYGNSIRSSVGMSNIRKMIGVCPQFDILWDALSGEEHLKLFASIKGLPPASINPMVEKSLAEVKLTEAGKIRAGSYSGGMKRRLSVAVSLIGDPKLVFLDEPTTGMDPITRRHVWDIIQETKKGRAIILTTHSMEEADILSDRIGIMAKGRLRCIGTSIRLKSRFGTGFIANISFVESKNQEINGNNHNGETGALDSREPVKKFFKDHLKVRPTEENKTFMTFVIPHEKENLLTDFFAELQDREEEFGISDIQLGLATLEEVFLNIARKAELESAAVDGTMVTLDLSSGSSVEIPVGARFIGIPGTETAENPRGIMVEVYWQQDESGSLCISGHSTEMPVPANIPVTDPVAPGHSGVNLLGRRGRRQVQGIVIDPEFASFVRSGSTSSRRFSL is encoded by the exons atgtcgtcgtcgtcgtcgtcgtcgttgcAGAGAGGTTTGCCTCTTCTCTGGCAACAGTACACGGCGCTTTTCTCTAAAAACCTTTTGCTCTCATGGCGAAGCAAACGAGCCACGTTTCTTCAGCTCTtcgcttctttcttcttcatcctcctcatcttctGTATCCAAGAAGCTATGGAGAAGAGCTTCGCTTCCTCCACCGCTCTCAAAACTGTCACCGATCCGACGGCGTTGATCTCTCCGCCGATTCCGCCTTGCGAGGATAAGTTCTTCGTGAATCTCCCCTGCTATGACTTTGTCTGGAGTGGGAATCGCAGTCCCAGGGCGACGCAGATTGTTAATGCGATTATGAAAAACAATCCAGGGAGACCGATTCCGACTGAGAAG GTTCGATCATTTAGGGATCCTGATGAGGTAGATGCATGGCTCTTGGCGAATCCTTTGTTAGTTCCAGGAGCGttgcattttctggaaaggaaTGCTACAGTGATTAGTTATGGTATTCAAACTAATTCAACTCCAGAGATGAATAGAGGAAG GTTTGAAGATCCCACTTTTAAGTTCCAGATACCTCTTCAAATTGCCGCTGAGCGTGAAATCGCGAGGTCTTTGATTGGAG ATCCAAACTATAATTGGGTTGTTGGATTTAAGGAGTTTCCTCATCCAACTATTGATGCTATTGTTGCATTAGACTCAATAGGACCGACTTTTTTCCTTGCTGTTTccatgtttggttttgttcttcaaaTCAGTTCTTTGATTACCGAGAAAGAGCTTAAACTACGCCAG GCAATGACGATGATGGGTGTTTTTGACACTGCTTATTGGTTGTCATGGCTTACATGGGAAGGAATTCTTACTACCATCTCGGCGCTCTTGACTGTTCTCTTTGGAATGATGTTCCAGTTCGACTTTTTCTTGAAGAACAGTTTCGCTGTTGTCTTCCTTCTTTTCATGCTTTTCCAGTTGAATATG CTTGGACTAGCTTTCATGCTATCAGCTTTTATCAGCAAATCATCTTCAGCAACGACTGTCGGCTTCTTTGTGTTTCTGGTTGGGTTTGTAACACAG CTTGCTACATCAAGTGGGTTTCCCTATGCGAAAAAATATTCTCGCATGATCAGGGCACTTTGGTCACTGTTCCCACCCAATACCTTTTCTCAGGGTCTAAAGCTTCTTGCTGATGCAACTTCAACTCCTCAAGATCCTGGAATTAGTTGGAGTAATAGAGCTGAATGCGGACCCAACGACAATACTGATTGTGTGATTACAATT AATGATATCTACTTGTGgctgattgggtcattctttttgtggtttgttttgGCTCTCTACTTTGATAATATTACTACAAATGCGTCTGGTGTAAGAAAATCTATCTTTTACTTTCTTAAACCTGGTTACTGGACCGGTAAAGGTGGCAACCGAGTAGAAG AAGGTGGAATTTGTAGTTGTACTGGTTCAGTCCCACCTGTGGATCACATTACcccagatgatgaagatgtcCTTGAAGAGGAAACTTTAGTTAAACAACATTCAAAGGATGGTTTAGTTGATCCCAACATTGCTGTTCAAATACGTGGTCTTGCAAAGACTTATCCTGGGACGACAAAATTTGGATGCtgcaaatgcaagaaaactTCCCCTTTTCATGCTCTGAAG GGATTGTGGATGAATATTGCCAAAGATCAACTATTCTGTCTTCTTGGACCCAATGGTGCAGGGAAAACAACTACCATCAATTGTTTGACAGGCTTATTTCCAGTTACTGGTGGTGATG CACTAATTTATGGAAATTCTATAAGAAGCTCTGTTGGCATGTCCAACATCCGTAAAATGATTGGAGTTTGTCCTCAG TTTGATATTCTTTGGGATGCTTTGTCTGGTGAAGAACACCTCAAACTCTTTGCTAGCATCAAAGGGTTGCCACCTGCATCGATCAACCCG ATGGTTGAGAAGTCACTGGCAGAGGTAAAACTGACAGAAGCAGGAAAAATCAGGGCAGGAAGTTACAGTGGAGGAATGAAACGCCGACTCAGTGTTGCAGTTTCGCTCATTGGTGATCCCAAACTGGTCTTCCTGGACGAACcg ACTACAGGCATGGACCCGATCACGAGGAGACACGTATGGGATATCATACAGGAAACGAAGAAAGGTCGTGCCATTATACTAACGACGCATTCGATGGAGGAAGCTGATATTTTAAGTGATCGAATAGGGATAATGGCGAAGGGTAGGCTCCGCTGCATTGGAACTTCAATCAGGTTGAAATCCCGCTTTGGTACAGGTTTCATTGCTAACATTAGCTTTGTTGAAAgcaaaaaccaagaaatcaaTGGCAATAACCACAATGGTGAAACTGGTGCTTTAGACTCACGTGAGCCAGTGAAGAAATTCTTTAAAGAT CATCTCAAAGTCAGACcaacagaagaaaacaagaccttcatgacttttgttatacCACACGAAAAAGAGAATCTTTTGACA GACTTTTTCGCTGAGCTGcaagacagagaagaagaatttggaATCTCAGACATCCAGCTTGGTCTCGCAACTCTTGAAGAAGTGTTTTTGAACATAGCACGAAAAGCTGAACTCGAAAGTGCTGCAGTTGATGGAACAATGGTCACTCTCGACCTATCATCCGGTTCCTCAGTCGAG ATACCAGTTGGTGCAAGATTTATTGGGATACCGGGAACAGAAACTGCAGAGAATCCAAGGGGAATCATGGTGGAAGTGTATTGGCAACAAGACGAGTCAGGATCATTGTGCATCTCAGGACACTCCACGGAGATGCCAGTGCCTGCAAATATTCCCGTGACAGATCCGGTGGCACCAGGACATAGCGGAGTGAACTTGTTGGGACGGAGAGGACGAAGGCAAGTTCAGGGAATCGTGATTGATCCTGAGTTTGCTAGCTTTGTTAGAAGCGGTTCGACTTCTTCCAGACGTTTTTCATTGTGA
- the LOC104711238 gene encoding ABC transporter A family member 3-like isoform X2, which yields MADSAPASFLTRANAILRKNLTYQKRNIWSNVRLIMIPFYLCICLLCIQALFDSQVNNSVDNQCGCKCIDKTGEGKCEMVCGVQYSSRDQGVFCAFPKPQPWPPLILIPHPQARAADASFTDDDSCRRKNICPATTYKGSATNYLDAGIVSDLTMYNIQPRCPPNSNFTFSVGQAPLNFTKGTKFLKVISKGILMGKPEMRCVQGLNLWRNSSREVNHEIFKGYQQGNSDGKISEIVAAYDLLDTDRSNFNVNIWYNATYKGEAENRGNKRNIKLVRVPPLVNLVSNAYLQYLQGAGTKMLFEFVKEMPKQETKLRLDIASLIGSVFFTWVILLLLPVILTSLVYEKQHRLRVIMKMHGLGDGPYWMITYAYFLAISTLYIICLMIFGSAIGLKFFRLNDLSFQFVFYFLYINLQISIAFLVSSAFSKVETASVVAYVYVFGSGLLSLYLFHYRIEDLSFSRGWIFVLELFPGFSLYRGLYELAQYAYEGNLIGKDGMKWKDFSDNAMDEVFYIIIVEWFVALIATYYINKISSSGKHPLFFLKKQKPFKKSPYPQSTSMHRRVSTVSVEMEKLDVIQESEKVKQLMVEPSISHAIVCDHLKKVYPGRDGNPPKKAVRGLSLGVTSSECFGMLGPNGAGKTSFINMMTGLVKPTSGTAFVQGLDICKDMDRIYTSMGVCPQHDLLWETLTGREHLLFYGRLRNLKGSYLNQAVEESLKSVNLLYGGVADKPAGKYSGGMKRRLSVAISLIGSPKVVYMDEPSTGLDPASRMNLWTVIKKAKKHSAIILTTHSMEEAEFLCDRLGIFVNGRLQCIGNPKELKRRYGGSYVLTMTTSSEHENDVEMLVQDVSPNAKKIYHIAGTQKFEIPKEEVRISEVFQAVEKAKRNFKVFAWGLADTTLEDVFIKVAKTAPAFNVFS from the exons ATGGCGGATTCTGCTCCAGCCAGCTTCTTGACGCGTGCTAATGCTATACTTAGAAAAAACTTAACCTATCAG AAACGGAACATATGGAGCAACGTTCGACTCATCATGATCCCTTTCTATCTCTGCATATGTCTTTTGTGTATCCAAGCTCTGTTCGATTCACAAGTCAATAACTCTGTAGATAATCAATGTGGATGTAAATGCATTGACAAAACTGGAGAGGGCAAATGCGAAATGGTATGCGGTGTCCAATATTCGTCTAGGGACCAAGGAGTCTTTTGTGCTTTCCCAAAACCTCAACCATGGCCTCCTTTGATCCTAATCCCGCATCCTCAGGCTCGCGCTGCTGATGCCAGTTTCACTGATGATGACTCGTGCAGACGAAAAAATATTTGTCCT GCTACAACATATAAGGGAAGTGCCACCAATTATCTTGATGCAGGGATTGTCTCAGATCTTACCATGTACAACATCCAACCTCGGTGCCCTCCAAATTCTAACTTTACATTCTCAGTTGGACAAGCACCTCTCAATTTTACCAAAGGTACAAA ATTTTTAAAGGTTATCAGCAAGGGAATTCTGATGGGAAA ACCAGAGATGAGATGCGTTCAAGGATTGAATCTTTGGAGAAATAGCTCTAGAGAGGTCAATCATGAGATTTTTAAAGGTTATCAGCAAGGGAATTCTGATGGGAAAATAAGTGAGATTGTTGCAG CGTATGATCTTTTGGACACCGATAGAAGTAACTTCAATGTGAACATATGGTATAACGCAACCTACAAAGGTGAAGCAGAAAATAGAGGAAATAAGCGTAATATAAAGTTGGTCCGAGTTCCCCCCTTAGTCAATTTG GTATCAAATGCTTATCTTCAGTATTTGCAAGGCGCTGGGACAAAGATGTTGTTTGAGTTTGTCAAAGAAATGCCTAAACAAGAAACTAAACTTCGTCTAGACATCGCATCTCTAATTGGTTCAGTATTCTTCACATGGGTTATTCTTCTTCTGCTACCT GTGATCTTGACCTCATTGGTGTATGAGAAGCAGCACCGTCTAAGAGTTATAATGAAAATGCATGGCCTAGGAGATGGTCCATATTGGATGATAACCTACGCATATTTTCTCGCTATATCCACGTTATACATTATATGCTTGATGATATTTGGCTCAGCAATAG GACTGAAGTTCTTTCGCCTTAATGACTTGAGCTTCCAGTtcgttttctattttctctacATAAATCTGCAAATCTCCATCGCCTTTCTAGTTTCCTCAGCATTTTCAAAGGTTGAGACAGCATCAG TTGTTGCTTACGTATACGTATTTGGATCTGGGCTACTAAGCTTGTATCTCTTCCACTATCGCATTGAAGATTTATCGTTTTCGA GAGGATGGATTTTTGTCCTGGAACTGTTTCCTGGCTTCTCTTTGTACCGTGGGTTGTATGAGCTCGCGCAATATGCTTATGAGGGAAATTTGATTGGGAAAGATGGGATGAAGTGGAAAGATTTCAGTGATAATGCAATGGATGAAGTTTTCTACATTATTATCGTTGAGTGGTTTGTTGCACTCATTGCAACATATTATATCAATAAGATATCTTCATCGGGAAAACaccctttgtttttcttgaaaaaacaaaaacctttcaAGAAATCTCCTTATCCACAAAGTACTAGCATGCACAGACGAGTCTCTACAGTTTCCGTAGAAATGGAGAAACTAGATGTCATTCAAGAG AGTGAAAAAGTTAAGCAATTGATGGTTGAGCCAAGCATAAGCCATGCGATTGTATGTGACCACTTGAAGAAGGTATATCCAGGTAGGGATGGGAACCCGCCTAAAAAGGCAGTTCGAGGATTATCTCTTGGAGTGACTTCAAGTGAATGCTTTGGTATGTTAGGGCCCAATGGTGCTGGCAAGACCTCTTTTATCAATATG ATGACTGGCCTTGTGAAACCAACATCTGGGACAGCTTTTGTTCAAGGTTTGGACATTTGCAAGGATATGGACAGAATATACACCAGCATGGGTGTATGCCCACAACACGA CTTGCTCTGGGAAACGCTGACAGGAAGGGAACATCTGCTCTTTTATGGGAGACTTAGGAATCTCAAAGGCTCTTATCTTAACCAA gCTGTAGAAGAGTCTCTTAAGAGTGTGAACCTTCTCTATGGAGGAGTTGCTGATAAACCTGCTGGAAAATACAGCGGAGGTATGAAAAGACGGCTAAGCGTAGCCATTTCACTTATCGGGAGTCCTAAG GTGGTTTATATGGATGAGCCAAGCACAGGACTTGATCCAGCTTCAAGAATGAACCTGTGGACAGTCatcaagaaagcaaaaaaacacaGTGCGATAATCCTCACTACTCATTCAATGGAAGAAGCAGAGTTTCTTTGTGACCGATTGGGGATTTTTGTAAACGGAAGGTTACAATGCATAGGGAATCCAAAAGAGCTAAAGAGAAGGTATGGCGGATCTTATGTGTTAACAATGACAACATCATCAGAACATGAGAATGATGTGGAGATGTTGGTTCAAGATGTTTCCCCAAACGCCAAGAAGATATATCACATCGCAGGGACACAGAAATTTGAGATCCCAAAAGAGGAAGTTCGGATCTCGGAAGTGTTTCAGGCGGTTGAGAAGGCGAAGAGGAATTTCAAGGTGTTTGCTTGGGGACTTGCGGATACAACTCTTGAAGATGTTTTCATTAAAGTTGCTAAAACTGCTCCAGCCTTTAATGTATTCTCTTGA
- the LOC104711238 gene encoding ABC transporter A family member 3-like isoform X1 codes for MADSAPASFLTRANAILRKNLTYQKRNIWSNVRLIMIPFYLCICLLCIQALFDSQVNNSVDNQCGCKCIDKTGEGKCEMVCGVQYSSRDQGVFCAFPKPQPWPPLILIPHPQARAADASFTDDDSCRRKNICPVTILLTGNNHSLGATLSNNLLKRSFTMDSSDLFSGVADNLLATTYKGSATNYLDAGIVSDLTMYNIQPRCPPNSNFTFSVGQAPLNFTKEMRCVQGLNLWRNSSREVNHEIFKGYQQGNSDGKISEIVAAYDLLDTDRSNFNVNIWYNATYKGEAENRGNKRNIKLVRVPPLVNLVSNAYLQYLQGAGTKMLFEFVKEMPKQETKLRLDIASLIGSVFFTWVILLLLPVILTSLVYEKQHRLRVIMKMHGLGDGPYWMITYAYFLAISTLYIICLMIFGSAIGLKFFRLNDLSFQFVFYFLYINLQISIAFLVSSAFSKVETASVVAYVYVFGSGLLSLYLFHYRIEDLSFSRGWIFVLELFPGFSLYRGLYELAQYAYEGNLIGKDGMKWKDFSDNAMDEVFYIIIVEWFVALIATYYINKISSSGKHPLFFLKKQKPFKKSPYPQSTSMHRRVSTVSVEMEKLDVIQESEKVKQLMVEPSISHAIVCDHLKKVYPGRDGNPPKKAVRGLSLGVTSSECFGMLGPNGAGKTSFINMMTGLVKPTSGTAFVQGLDICKDMDRIYTSMGVCPQHDLLWETLTGREHLLFYGRLRNLKGSYLNQAVEESLKSVNLLYGGVADKPAGKYSGGMKRRLSVAISLIGSPKVVYMDEPSTGLDPASRMNLWTVIKKAKKHSAIILTTHSMEEAEFLCDRLGIFVNGRLQCIGNPKELKRRYGGSYVLTMTTSSEHENDVEMLVQDVSPNAKKIYHIAGTQKFEIPKEEVRISEVFQAVEKAKRNFKVFAWGLADTTLEDVFIKVAKTAPAFNVFS; via the exons ATGGCGGATTCTGCTCCAGCCAGCTTCTTGACGCGTGCTAATGCTATACTTAGAAAAAACTTAACCTATCAG AAACGGAACATATGGAGCAACGTTCGACTCATCATGATCCCTTTCTATCTCTGCATATGTCTTTTGTGTATCCAAGCTCTGTTCGATTCACAAGTCAATAACTCTGTAGATAATCAATGTGGATGTAAATGCATTGACAAAACTGGAGAGGGCAAATGCGAAATGGTATGCGGTGTCCAATATTCGTCTAGGGACCAAGGAGTCTTTTGTGCTTTCCCAAAACCTCAACCATGGCCTCCTTTGATCCTAATCCCGCATCCTCAGGCTCGCGCTGCTGATGCCAGTTTCACTGATGATGACTCGTGCAGACGAAAAAATATTTGTCCTGTAACGATACTTCTCACTGGGAATAATCATTCTCTTGGAGCAA ctttatctaacaaccttcTCAAGAGGTCTTTTACAATGGATTCCTCTGACCTCTTTTCCGGTGTAGCGGATAATCTCTTG GCTACAACATATAAGGGAAGTGCCACCAATTATCTTGATGCAGGGATTGTCTCAGATCTTACCATGTACAACATCCAACCTCGGTGCCCTCCAAATTCTAACTTTACATTCTCAGTTGGACAAGCACCTCTCAATTTTACCAAAG AGATGAGATGCGTTCAAGGATTGAATCTTTGGAGAAATAGCTCTAGAGAGGTCAATCATGAGATTTTTAAAGGTTATCAGCAAGGGAATTCTGATGGGAAAATAAGTGAGATTGTTGCAG CGTATGATCTTTTGGACACCGATAGAAGTAACTTCAATGTGAACATATGGTATAACGCAACCTACAAAGGTGAAGCAGAAAATAGAGGAAATAAGCGTAATATAAAGTTGGTCCGAGTTCCCCCCTTAGTCAATTTG GTATCAAATGCTTATCTTCAGTATTTGCAAGGCGCTGGGACAAAGATGTTGTTTGAGTTTGTCAAAGAAATGCCTAAACAAGAAACTAAACTTCGTCTAGACATCGCATCTCTAATTGGTTCAGTATTCTTCACATGGGTTATTCTTCTTCTGCTACCT GTGATCTTGACCTCATTGGTGTATGAGAAGCAGCACCGTCTAAGAGTTATAATGAAAATGCATGGCCTAGGAGATGGTCCATATTGGATGATAACCTACGCATATTTTCTCGCTATATCCACGTTATACATTATATGCTTGATGATATTTGGCTCAGCAATAG GACTGAAGTTCTTTCGCCTTAATGACTTGAGCTTCCAGTtcgttttctattttctctacATAAATCTGCAAATCTCCATCGCCTTTCTAGTTTCCTCAGCATTTTCAAAGGTTGAGACAGCATCAG TTGTTGCTTACGTATACGTATTTGGATCTGGGCTACTAAGCTTGTATCTCTTCCACTATCGCATTGAAGATTTATCGTTTTCGA GAGGATGGATTTTTGTCCTGGAACTGTTTCCTGGCTTCTCTTTGTACCGTGGGTTGTATGAGCTCGCGCAATATGCTTATGAGGGAAATTTGATTGGGAAAGATGGGATGAAGTGGAAAGATTTCAGTGATAATGCAATGGATGAAGTTTTCTACATTATTATCGTTGAGTGGTTTGTTGCACTCATTGCAACATATTATATCAATAAGATATCTTCATCGGGAAAACaccctttgtttttcttgaaaaaacaaaaacctttcaAGAAATCTCCTTATCCACAAAGTACTAGCATGCACAGACGAGTCTCTACAGTTTCCGTAGAAATGGAGAAACTAGATGTCATTCAAGAG AGTGAAAAAGTTAAGCAATTGATGGTTGAGCCAAGCATAAGCCATGCGATTGTATGTGACCACTTGAAGAAGGTATATCCAGGTAGGGATGGGAACCCGCCTAAAAAGGCAGTTCGAGGATTATCTCTTGGAGTGACTTCAAGTGAATGCTTTGGTATGTTAGGGCCCAATGGTGCTGGCAAGACCTCTTTTATCAATATG ATGACTGGCCTTGTGAAACCAACATCTGGGACAGCTTTTGTTCAAGGTTTGGACATTTGCAAGGATATGGACAGAATATACACCAGCATGGGTGTATGCCCACAACACGA CTTGCTCTGGGAAACGCTGACAGGAAGGGAACATCTGCTCTTTTATGGGAGACTTAGGAATCTCAAAGGCTCTTATCTTAACCAA gCTGTAGAAGAGTCTCTTAAGAGTGTGAACCTTCTCTATGGAGGAGTTGCTGATAAACCTGCTGGAAAATACAGCGGAGGTATGAAAAGACGGCTAAGCGTAGCCATTTCACTTATCGGGAGTCCTAAG GTGGTTTATATGGATGAGCCAAGCACAGGACTTGATCCAGCTTCAAGAATGAACCTGTGGACAGTCatcaagaaagcaaaaaaacacaGTGCGATAATCCTCACTACTCATTCAATGGAAGAAGCAGAGTTTCTTTGTGACCGATTGGGGATTTTTGTAAACGGAAGGTTACAATGCATAGGGAATCCAAAAGAGCTAAAGAGAAGGTATGGCGGATCTTATGTGTTAACAATGACAACATCATCAGAACATGAGAATGATGTGGAGATGTTGGTTCAAGATGTTTCCCCAAACGCCAAGAAGATATATCACATCGCAGGGACACAGAAATTTGAGATCCCAAAAGAGGAAGTTCGGATCTCGGAAGTGTTTCAGGCGGTTGAGAAGGCGAAGAGGAATTTCAAGGTGTTTGCTTGGGGACTTGCGGATACAACTCTTGAAGATGTTTTCATTAAAGTTGCTAAAACTGCTCCAGCCTTTAATGTATTCTCTTGA